From one Rubrobacter xylanophilus genomic stretch:
- a CDS encoding bifunctional 5,10-methylenetetrahydrofolate dehydrogenase/5,10-methenyltetrahydrofolate cyclohydrolase, translated as MGARVIDGRALAEELKLRVISEVEELAAGGVRPGLATVFVGEDYAARAYERRVRKLAGELGCRYTCERLPEEAEEADVLAVVGKLNADPRVSGILVLRPLPERVSEPAVYRMLDPLKDIEAVHPVNAGLLALGRPRYVPSTPAACFYLLDRYLKLSGRDPEEYYRSSTVVVVGRSNNVGKPAVSLGFARGATVISCDVNTYRAGRLREQTVRADVLIVAAGVAGLIDESYVREGVIAVDVGINPVADPEGGGRTILVGDLDFQSVARKAEALTPVPGGVGPITDVWLLKNTAAAARWSSSRFPGRRWLPVAAPAISGGYEEQ; from the coding sequence TTGGGGGCGCGCGTCATAGACGGGAGGGCTCTGGCCGAGGAGCTCAAGCTGCGGGTAATCTCGGAGGTGGAGGAGCTTGCTGCGGGTGGCGTGAGGCCCGGGCTCGCCACCGTGTTCGTGGGGGAGGACTACGCGGCGCGGGCCTACGAGCGGCGGGTGAGAAAGCTCGCCGGCGAGCTCGGGTGCCGCTATACGTGCGAGCGGCTTCCGGAGGAGGCCGAGGAGGCCGACGTGCTCGCGGTGGTCGGCAAGCTCAACGCCGACCCGCGGGTCTCGGGGATACTCGTCTTGCGGCCCCTTCCGGAGCGGGTCTCGGAGCCCGCAGTGTACAGGATGCTGGATCCCCTGAAAGACATAGAGGCCGTGCACCCGGTCAACGCCGGGCTGCTCGCGCTCGGGAGGCCCCGCTACGTGCCCTCCACGCCCGCGGCGTGCTTCTACTTGCTGGATCGCTACCTGAAGCTCTCGGGGCGCGACCCGGAGGAGTACTACCGCAGCAGCACCGTGGTCGTGGTGGGGAGGTCCAACAACGTCGGCAAACCCGCCGTCTCGCTGGGCTTCGCCCGCGGCGCGACCGTCATCTCCTGCGACGTGAACACCTACCGGGCGGGGCGGCTGCGCGAGCAGACCGTGAGGGCCGATGTACTCATCGTGGCGGCGGGGGTTGCCGGCCTCATAGACGAAAGCTACGTCAGGGAGGGGGTGATCGCCGTGGACGTGGGCATAAACCCGGTCGCCGACCCCGAGGGGGGTGGGAGGACCATACTGGTTGGGGATCTGGACTTCCAGAGCGTCGCCCGGAAGGCCGAGGCGTTGACGCCGGTTCCGGGCGGGGTGGGGCCCATAACCGACGTGTGGTTGCTCAAGAACACCGCCGCGGCTGCGCGGTGGAGCTCCTCCCGTTTTCCGGGACGACGGTGGCTTCCGGTAGCTGCCCCGGCTATATCCGGGGGATATGAGGAGCAATAA
- a CDS encoding ABC transporter ATP-binding protein: MEELATRSGAGDVKEEVIRIRGLRKRYGEVVAVDGVDLTVYRGEVFGILGPNGAGKTTTLEMVEGLRRPDEGEIEVAGYDAVSEAGKLKRIIGVQLQTTALFDYLSVEETLSLFADLYGVGGSHGERVRSLLEMVSLSEKKDARVNQLSGGQQQRLSMALALINDPQVVFLDEPTTGLDPQARRNMWEMVRKIRSEGRTIVLTTHYMEEAEELCDRVAVMDRGRVLVCDTPLALIRSLDVDATVLVTVDGRLDGGLEWLPGVRGVERSGSDVRLQTANTQDTITALMRFAAERGVRLRNLSVQSANLEDVFISYTGRSLRD, encoded by the coding sequence GTGGAAGAGCTTGCCACACGAAGCGGCGCGGGGGACGTGAAGGAGGAGGTCATCCGTATCCGGGGGCTGCGCAAGCGCTACGGGGAGGTCGTAGCCGTGGACGGGGTGGACCTCACCGTTTACCGGGGTGAGGTCTTCGGCATCCTAGGTCCCAACGGCGCCGGCAAGACGACGACGCTGGAGATGGTAGAGGGTCTGAGGAGGCCCGACGAGGGCGAGATAGAGGTCGCCGGGTACGACGCCGTAAGCGAGGCCGGGAAGCTCAAGAGGATCATCGGGGTGCAGCTCCAGACCACCGCGCTCTTCGACTACCTCTCCGTAGAGGAGACGCTCTCGCTTTTCGCCGACCTCTACGGCGTGGGCGGCTCCCACGGGGAGCGCGTCCGAAGCCTCCTGGAGATGGTCTCGCTCTCCGAGAAGAAGGACGCTCGGGTGAACCAGCTCTCCGGCGGCCAGCAGCAGCGTCTCTCGATGGCGCTCGCGCTGATCAACGACCCGCAGGTGGTCTTCCTCGATGAGCCGACGACCGGGCTCGACCCGCAGGCCCGGCGCAACATGTGGGAGATGGTGCGAAAGATCCGCTCCGAGGGCCGCACCATCGTCCTGACCACCCACTACATGGAGGAGGCCGAGGAACTGTGCGACCGGGTCGCGGTGATGGACCGCGGCAGGGTGCTCGTCTGCGACACGCCCCTCGCCCTGATCCGTTCGCTCGATGTGGACGCCACCGTGCTGGTGACGGTCGACGGGCGGCTCGACGGCGGTCTGGAATGGCTGCCCGGGGTGCGCGGCGTCGAGCGCTCCGGCTCCGACGTGCGGCTGCAGACGGCCAACACCCAGGACACCATCACCGCCCTGATGCGGTTCGCCGCCGAGCGGGGCGTGAGGCTGCGCAACCTCTCGGTGCAGAGCGCGAACCTCGAGGACGTGTTCATCTCCTACACGGGAAGGAGCCTGCGCGACTGA
- a CDS encoding inositol monophosphatase family protein — MRREFDVAVEAARAAGGVLLEGLGRGGEVRYKGEVDLVTETDEASERLLKERLLGAFPGYGLLAEESGQTAGEGDVRWIVDPLDGTVNFAHGLPVFAVSIALQRGREVVLGVVYDPVRDELFAARRGEGATLNGKPMSTSRNSELIRALVATGFPYDRTEMPEALELFGRFATRTRGMRRLGSSALDLCYVACGRLDGYYERGIQAWDVAAGALILEEAGGRVTDYRGGPLDIEGREIVASNGPLHTAMLEITRGFSGAQRIRRST; from the coding sequence TTGCGGCGAGAATTCGACGTGGCGGTGGAGGCCGCCCGGGCTGCGGGCGGGGTGCTGCTCGAGGGGTTGGGCCGGGGAGGGGAGGTCAGGTACAAGGGCGAGGTCGACCTCGTGACCGAGACCGACGAGGCGTCCGAGCGGCTGCTGAAAGAAAGGCTCCTCGGGGCCTTCCCCGGTTACGGTCTGCTGGCCGAGGAGAGCGGGCAGACCGCGGGGGAGGGTGATGTGCGCTGGATCGTCGACCCGCTCGACGGGACGGTGAACTTCGCCCACGGGCTGCCCGTCTTCGCCGTCTCCATAGCGCTTCAGAGGGGGCGGGAAGTGGTGCTGGGGGTGGTCTACGACCCGGTGAGGGACGAGCTCTTCGCCGCCCGGCGGGGAGAGGGCGCCACCCTCAACGGCAAGCCCATGAGCACCTCACGCAACAGCGAGCTCATCCGGGCGCTCGTGGCCACCGGCTTTCCCTACGACCGGACGGAGATGCCCGAGGCGCTGGAGCTCTTTGGGCGTTTCGCGACGCGCACGCGCGGCATGCGGCGGCTAGGCTCCAGCGCCCTGGACCTCTGCTACGTCGCCTGCGGCAGGCTCGACGGCTACTACGAGCGCGGGATCCAGGCCTGGGACGTCGCGGCCGGGGCCCTGATCCTCGAGGAGGCCGGCGGAAGGGTCACGGACTACCGCGGCGGCCCGCTGGACATCGAGGGGCGGGAGATAGTCGCGAGCAACGGCCCGCTGCACACCGCCATGCTCGAGATCACGCGCGGGTTCTCCGGCGCTCAGCGGATCAGGCGTTCCACGTAG
- a CDS encoding cyclodeaminase/cyclohydrolase family protein: MSGTSGAPDYLRMPLGRFLEALASGESAPGGGGAAAVALALAAGLAGMAARLSPEHLEEAGTLAREADQLREEVAPLAQADAEAFGRVLAAYRLPRGREGREERIREALEEAAAVPLEMARVGTRVARIASRLVREGNPNLKGDAVAAVLLAEAGVRVAAELVRANEPEGEKARRVERFVEEAFREREALEGGG, translated from the coding sequence TTGAGCGGTACGTCCGGCGCACCGGACTACTTGCGGATGCCGTTGGGGCGGTTTCTCGAGGCTCTGGCCTCCGGGGAGTCCGCTCCGGGGGGCGGGGGTGCTGCGGCGGTGGCGCTGGCTCTGGCCGCCGGGCTCGCCGGGATGGCGGCGCGCCTCTCCCCGGAACACCTCGAGGAGGCCGGTACGCTGGCGCGGGAGGCGGACCAGCTCAGGGAGGAGGTTGCCCCGCTCGCCCAGGCCGACGCCGAAGCCTTCGGGCGGGTACTCGCCGCCTACCGCCTGCCGCGCGGCAGAGAGGGTCGTGAGGAGCGCATACGGGAGGCACTCGAGGAGGCTGCGGCGGTGCCGCTTGAGATGGCGAGGGTGGGAACTCGGGTGGCCCGCATCGCCTCCCGGCTGGTGCGTGAGGGGAACCCCAACCTCAAAGGAGATGCGGTGGCGGCGGTGCTGCTCGCCGAGGCCGGGGTGCGGGTTGCGGCGGAGCTCGTGAGGGCCAACGAGCCGGAAGGGGAGAAGGCGCGGAGGGTGGAGCGGTTCGTCGAGGAGGCCTTCCGGGAGCGTGAGGCGTTGGAGGGGGGAGGGTAG
- the ligM gene encoding vanillate/3-O-methylgallate O-demethylase, which yields MSRRSLEDLLAGARSPVELLRNSQIGPYAFPGVPAEFTNWRDEQRAWRESCVLFDQSYHMTDLYIEGPDVKRLLSDLGINSFEGFKKNNAKQFVACNPDGYVIGDAVLFGLEDDRVSLVGRPTAHNWVQYHAENGDYDVKVERDERYAVNPEKRRRLYRYQIQGPNAGELLEKLNGGPLPQVPFFNMYEINIGGRKVRALRHGMSGQPGAEIFGPWEERDEIKGIIIEAGEEYGLKQVGSRTYATNTLESGWIPSPCPAIYTGEQMKPYREWLPANGYEAMASLGGSFYSERIEDYYFTPYELGYGRFVKFDHDFVGREALEEMAEGPHRRKVTLVWEGEDVKEVFASLFEREGLPAKYIDLPLSNYATLPYDRVEKDGRVVGVSTYTGYSYNERSMLSLAVVDEEVAEPGSEVVLLWGEEPNSSKPTVEEHRQVEIRATVQPAPLVEFARTAYRRS from the coding sequence ATGAGCAGGCGCAGCCTGGAGGATTTGCTCGCGGGTGCGAGGAGCCCGGTGGAGCTGCTGAGGAACTCGCAGATAGGGCCTTACGCCTTCCCCGGGGTTCCGGCGGAGTTCACCAACTGGCGGGACGAGCAGCGGGCCTGGAGGGAGAGCTGCGTGCTCTTCGACCAGTCCTACCACATGACCGACCTCTATATAGAGGGGCCGGACGTGAAGCGGCTGCTCTCCGACCTCGGGATCAACAGTTTCGAGGGCTTCAAGAAGAACAACGCCAAGCAGTTCGTGGCCTGCAACCCCGACGGCTACGTAATAGGCGATGCGGTCCTGTTCGGGCTCGAGGACGATCGGGTCAGCCTCGTCGGGCGGCCGACAGCCCACAACTGGGTGCAGTACCACGCCGAGAACGGGGACTACGACGTGAAGGTGGAGCGGGACGAGCGCTACGCCGTGAACCCCGAGAAGCGCCGGCGGCTCTATCGCTACCAGATCCAGGGACCCAACGCGGGCGAGCTGCTCGAGAAGCTGAACGGCGGGCCTCTGCCGCAGGTGCCGTTCTTCAACATGTACGAGATCAACATCGGCGGGCGCAAGGTGCGGGCGCTCAGGCACGGCATGAGCGGGCAGCCGGGCGCTGAGATCTTCGGCCCGTGGGAGGAGCGGGACGAGATCAAGGGCATAATCATCGAGGCCGGTGAGGAGTACGGCCTCAAGCAGGTGGGCTCCAGGACCTACGCCACCAACACGCTGGAGTCCGGCTGGATCCCCTCGCCCTGTCCCGCCATCTACACCGGGGAGCAGATGAAGCCCTACAGGGAGTGGCTCCCCGCAAACGGTTATGAGGCCATGGCCTCCCTCGGCGGGAGCTTCTACTCGGAGAGGATAGAGGACTACTACTTCACCCCCTACGAGCTCGGCTACGGGCGCTTCGTGAAGTTCGACCACGACTTCGTGGGTCGGGAGGCGCTGGAGGAGATGGCCGAGGGGCCGCACCGCAGGAAGGTGACGCTGGTGTGGGAGGGGGAGGACGTAAAGGAGGTCTTCGCCTCCCTCTTCGAGCGGGAGGGGCTCCCCGCCAAGTACATAGACCTCCCGCTCTCCAACTACGCCACGCTGCCCTACGACAGGGTAGAGAAGGATGGCCGGGTCGTTGGGGTCTCAACCTACACCGGCTACAGCTACAACGAGCGGTCGATGCTGTCCTTGGCGGTGGTGGACGAGGAGGTCGCCGAGCCCGGCAGCGAGGTGGTGCTCTTGTGGGGCGAGGAGCCCAACAGCTCCAAGCCCACGGTGGAGGAGCACCGGCAGGTGGAGATAAGGGCCACCGTGCAGCCCGCTCCGCTGGTGGAGTTCGCCCGCACCGCCTACCGGAGGTCTTAG
- a CDS encoding ABC transporter permease, which yields MKAFLSMVGANLKMQARNRTALFWLLAFPALFIVLFGFLFSDDSGLTATAGVVNGSSTPLAAQMTRAMERSSFFEVERSRERGAEIQKLKEGDLDAVLVFPEHAAPGEPLKVEAYVDRSKLSTSQAVSAAIQQIADRFNRGPEQGPELVSVSTRGVQGRDLGYTIDYLAPGFVAMSIMQNGVIGLAAAFVTLRERGVLRRIRVTPFPLVSFIGARIVSNLVVVLFQVAILLGLARALFGLHVGGDVASVAAGVAVFSVLGALAFLAIGFFVAGVSRRVESANTLGNLITFPMLFLAGIFFPITQAPQWMQEISKALPLSYLADGLRQTMVYGTSLGHLWTDALALMATALVGFLLAVRFFRWEPGS from the coding sequence ATGAAGGCGTTTCTCTCCATGGTCGGGGCCAACCTCAAGATGCAGGCGCGAAACCGCACCGCGCTGTTCTGGCTCCTGGCGTTCCCGGCGCTCTTCATCGTGCTCTTCGGGTTTCTCTTCAGCGACGACTCCGGTCTCACCGCCACCGCTGGCGTGGTGAACGGCAGCTCGACGCCCCTGGCCGCCCAGATGACGAGGGCGATGGAGAGGTCGAGCTTCTTCGAGGTCGAGCGCTCGCGGGAGCGTGGGGCCGAGATCCAGAAGCTCAAGGAGGGTGACCTCGACGCGGTCCTGGTCTTCCCGGAGCACGCCGCGCCGGGTGAGCCCCTGAAGGTCGAGGCCTACGTAGACCGCTCCAAGCTCTCCACCTCCCAGGCCGTCTCGGCGGCCATCCAGCAGATCGCCGACCGGTTCAACCGGGGCCCGGAGCAGGGACCGGAGCTCGTCTCCGTCAGCACCCGCGGGGTGCAGGGACGGGACCTCGGCTACACCATCGACTACCTGGCCCCCGGCTTCGTCGCGATGAGCATCATGCAGAACGGGGTCATCGGGCTCGCCGCCGCCTTCGTTACCCTGCGCGAGCGGGGTGTTCTCAGGCGCATCCGCGTTACGCCTTTCCCCCTGGTGAGCTTCATCGGGGCGAGGATCGTCTCCAACCTCGTCGTGGTGCTCTTTCAGGTTGCGATCCTGCTGGGGTTGGCCCGGGCGCTCTTCGGTCTGCACGTGGGCGGGGATGTAGCCTCGGTCGCCGCGGGCGTTGCGGTCTTCTCCGTCCTCGGGGCGCTCGCCTTCCTCGCCATAGGGTTCTTCGTCGCCGGCGTCTCGCGCAGGGTCGAGAGCGCCAACACTCTAGGCAACCTCATCACCTTCCCCATGCTGTTTCTCGCCGGGATCTTCTTCCCCATCACCCAGGCCCCGCAGTGGATGCAGGAGATCTCGAAGGCCCTGCCGCTCTCCTACCTCGCCGACGGCCTGCGGCAGACGATGGTCTACGGCACCTCCCTCGGCCACCTCTGGACCGACGCCCTGGCCTTGATGGCCACGGCCCTCGTCGGATTCCTGCTCGCCGTCCGCTTCTTCCGCTGGGAGCCGGGGTCCTGA
- a CDS encoding 4-hydroxybenzoate 3-monooxygenase has protein sequence MRTQVGIVGGGPAGLLLAHLLHLRGVESVVLERRSREELESEIRAGVLEQGTVDLLNEIGVGERMMKEGAFHRGVNLQFGGRRHRIDFQDLVGRGIMLYGQHEVVKDLISARLASGGEIVFEAQALAVEGADTESPVVRYADRSGREEELSCDFVAGCDGFHGVCRPSIPETARREYERHYPFGWFGILVEAPRSSEELIYCLHERGFALISTRSPQIQRMYLQCDPDDDVANWPDERVWEELHARLAMAEDGWRLKEGPILQKNIVAMRSFICEPMRYGRLFLAGDAAHIVPPTGAKGMNLAVADVRVLCEAITGFYASGRTDLLDAYSERCLRRVWKAQRFSWWMTSMLHRFHGEDEFRYRLQLAELDYVTGSRAASTSLAENYTGLPME, from the coding sequence ATGCGGACCCAGGTGGGAATAGTGGGCGGCGGGCCTGCGGGGCTGTTGCTCGCGCACCTGCTGCACTTGCGGGGGGTAGAGTCGGTGGTGCTGGAGCGCCGGAGCCGCGAGGAGCTGGAGTCGGAGATCCGGGCCGGGGTGCTGGAGCAGGGAACGGTGGATCTCCTGAACGAGATCGGGGTGGGGGAGCGGATGATGAAGGAGGGCGCCTTCCACCGTGGGGTGAACCTGCAGTTCGGCGGACGCCGGCACCGCATAGACTTCCAGGACCTCGTCGGGCGAGGGATCATGCTCTACGGTCAGCACGAGGTGGTGAAGGACCTCATCTCCGCGCGGCTCGCTTCGGGCGGGGAGATCGTCTTCGAGGCGCAGGCCCTCGCCGTGGAGGGGGCGGATACTGAATCTCCGGTCGTCCGGTACGCGGACCGGAGCGGGAGGGAGGAGGAACTCTCCTGCGACTTCGTCGCCGGCTGCGACGGGTTCCATGGGGTGTGCCGCCCGTCCATCCCCGAGACGGCCCGCAGGGAGTACGAGCGGCACTACCCCTTCGGCTGGTTCGGCATCCTGGTCGAGGCGCCGCGATCTTCGGAGGAGTTGATCTACTGCCTCCACGAGCGGGGGTTCGCCCTGATCAGCACCCGCTCCCCGCAGATCCAGCGCATGTACCTGCAGTGCGATCCCGATGACGACGTGGCCAACTGGCCCGACGAGCGCGTCTGGGAGGAGCTGCACGCCCGGCTCGCCATGGCGGAGGACGGATGGCGGCTGAAGGAAGGCCCGATCCTGCAGAAGAACATCGTGGCCATGCGCAGCTTCATCTGCGAACCGATGCGCTACGGCAGGCTCTTCCTGGCCGGGGACGCCGCCCACATCGTGCCTCCCACCGGGGCGAAGGGCATGAACCTGGCGGTCGCCGACGTGCGCGTGCTGTGCGAGGCCATAACGGGCTTCTATGCTTCGGGGCGCACGGACCTTCTGGACGCCTACTCGGAGCGGTGCCTGCGCCGGGTGTGGAAGGCGCAGCGCTTCTCCTGGTGGATGACCTCGATGCTCCACCGCTTCCACGGCGAGGACGAGTTCCGTTACCGGCTGCAGCTCGCCGAGCTGGACTACGTCACCGGCTCGCGGGCGGCCTCCACCTCTCTCGCCGAGAACTACACGGGGCTTCCCATGGAGTAG
- a CDS encoding CynX/NimT family MFS transporter yields MKGSGVVRVALWFSCVVLAGLNLRASITSVGPVIEGIREDLGLSGGLAGLLTTLPLLAFAAVSPFAPRLAARIGLTRALFGGLVLLAAGIALRSLPHVAALFAGTAILGTAIAAANVLLPGFVKRYFPRRVGLATGAYITAMNVGAALGAGLSVPVARAAGLGWQGALGIWAALALLAAVVWVPLLGERPEGGSSGGGVRLLQGLWRSALAWQVTLFMGLQSIVFYVSITWLPAILRDGGLDAAGAGVMVSLMQVVGIPATLLVPILAARMRSQSALAAGAAVLSGSGILGLMFFGGMLSAVPVFLLGLGQGAAISLALTLFALRAPDAAGAAALSGMAQTVGYLLAAAGPPLFGALHDLTGGWALPLALLLGITACMLLSGVGAGRNVLVELPAHRS; encoded by the coding sequence GTGAAGGGGTCGGGGGTCGTCCGGGTTGCCTTGTGGTTCTCCTGCGTGGTGCTCGCCGGGCTCAACCTGCGCGCCTCGATAACCTCGGTGGGACCCGTCATCGAGGGCATCCGGGAAGATCTCGGGCTCTCCGGCGGCCTCGCCGGTCTGCTCACGACCCTCCCCCTTCTCGCCTTCGCCGCCGTCTCGCCCTTTGCCCCGCGGCTCGCGGCCCGGATCGGGCTGACCCGCGCGCTCTTCGGGGGCCTGGTCCTGCTCGCCGCGGGGATCGCCCTGCGTTCGCTGCCGCACGTGGCGGCGCTCTTCGCGGGCACGGCCATCCTCGGCACCGCGATAGCCGCCGCGAACGTTCTGCTCCCCGGTTTTGTCAAGCGTTACTTCCCCCGGCGTGTGGGACTCGCCACGGGCGCCTACATAACCGCGATGAACGTCGGGGCCGCGCTCGGGGCCGGGCTGAGCGTTCCGGTGGCCCGCGCCGCGGGACTCGGATGGCAGGGCGCTCTCGGGATCTGGGCCGCTCTGGCGCTGCTCGCGGCCGTGGTATGGGTTCCGCTGCTCGGCGAGCGCCCGGAGGGTGGATCTTCCGGAGGGGGCGTGCGCCTTTTGCAGGGCCTGTGGCGGTCGGCTCTCGCCTGGCAGGTGACCCTGTTCATGGGACTGCAGTCCATCGTTTTCTACGTCTCGATCACCTGGCTTCCCGCCATTCTCCGCGACGGCGGGTTGGACGCGGCCGGGGCCGGGGTGATGGTCTCGCTCATGCAGGTGGTCGGGATTCCCGCCACCCTCTTGGTGCCGATCCTGGCAGCCCGGATGCGCTCCCAGAGCGCCCTTGCCGCCGGGGCGGCGGTGCTCTCCGGGTCCGGCATCCTGGGCCTCATGTTCTTCGGAGGGATGTTGAGCGCTGTCCCGGTCTTTCTGCTCGGCCTCGGACAGGGAGCGGCCATCAGCCTCGCCCTCACCCTCTTCGCGCTGCGCGCCCCGGACGCCGCGGGCGCGGCCGCGCTCTCCGGGATGGCCCAGACGGTGGGGTATCTGCTCGCCGCGGCGGGCCCGCCGCTGTTTGGAGCGCTGCACGACCTCACCGGTGGCTGGGCGTTGCCTCTGGCCTTGCTCCTTGGGATCACGGCGTGCATGCTGCTCTCCGGGGTCGGGGCCGGGCGCAACGTCCTGGTGGAGCTCCCCGCCCACCGCTCCTGA
- a CDS encoding response regulator transcription factor: MIVEDQALMREGLRTLLDLEEGVEVVGEAADGVEALERLPGARPEVVLVDVRMPRMDGIELIERLRREHPEVAAIILTTFDDDDYVFRGLRAGARGYILKDTPSEELAAAIEKVHRGEAVLDGPITLKVISELGRLSKEPAGPGPLSEREMEVLRLVASGASNREIARSLYITEGTVKNHISSILRKLGFRDRTQAALYAVERGWMEEP, translated from the coding sequence ATGATCGTAGAGGACCAGGCGCTCATGCGCGAGGGGCTGAGGACGCTCCTGGATCTGGAGGAAGGGGTCGAGGTAGTGGGGGAGGCCGCGGACGGGGTGGAGGCGCTGGAGCGCCTTCCCGGGGCCAGGCCGGAGGTCGTGCTCGTGGACGTGAGGATGCCCCGGATGGACGGCATAGAGCTGATCGAACGCCTGCGGCGCGAGCACCCGGAGGTCGCGGCGATCATCCTCACCACCTTCGACGACGACGATTACGTCTTCCGGGGACTCCGGGCCGGTGCCAGGGGCTACATCCTCAAGGACACGCCCTCGGAGGAGCTCGCCGCCGCGATAGAGAAGGTGCACCGGGGCGAGGCCGTGCTCGACGGTCCGATCACGCTGAAGGTCATCTCCGAGCTGGGGCGCCTCTCGAAGGAGCCCGCCGGCCCCGGGCCGCTCTCCGAGCGGGAGATGGAGGTGCTCCGGCTCGTGGCCTCGGGGGCCTCGAACCGGGAGATCGCCCGCTCCCTCTACATCACCGAGGGCACGGTGAAGAACCACATCTCGAGCATCCTGAGGAAGCTTGGCTTCAGGGATCGCACCCAGGCCGCGCTCTACGCCGTAGAGCGCGGCTGGATGGAGGAGCCCTGA
- a CDS encoding sensor histidine kinase — MIPTEGLLERCCLRKAGMRAKVKGWTYTRTGRNDPGGWFARVGPEGRRGALLMRAVGFSYVGATYVLYLSGEREFGVLPVTAAFLAAAFLMRVMPWERDEAVGVRLLTIPAFALVSFLIIRMTGFGLTTGFLYAAVANGVFVFGFRWGMAYAGFIVLLLFGDLLWMYPQKGVLWALEQAASWSWPLAFVIGICTLAVEAMKQQIHAQELLAELEDAHAELRRYAERARELAVSEERNRIAREIHDSVGHHLTVVNVQLEAAGKLLARDPGRAAEAVARAKASASEALSEARRAVRALRPPSMGRRAGLRFLDDLVREFHGSGVVVSFEVTGEEHPLPSEVEFVLYRVLQEGLTNALKHSGADRVEVRLELCGETVRLSVTDDGRGASGGTSGGFGLEGLRERVEEVGGRISAGGACGGGFALEVELPAGVGA; from the coding sequence ATGATCCCAACAGAAGGGCTTCTCGAGCGTTGCTGCCTGAGGAAGGCCGGGATGCGGGCGAAGGTGAAGGGCTGGACGTATACCAGGACGGGGCGGAACGATCCCGGTGGCTGGTTTGCCCGGGTAGGTCCTGAGGGGCGTCGGGGGGCCCTGCTGATGAGGGCCGTTGGTTTCTCCTACGTCGGGGCGACCTATGTGCTCTACCTCTCCGGGGAGCGGGAGTTCGGAGTGTTGCCCGTGACGGCGGCGTTTCTGGCCGCCGCTTTCCTGATGAGGGTCATGCCCTGGGAGAGGGATGAGGCAGTCGGGGTCAGGCTCCTGACGATCCCTGCCTTCGCGCTCGTCTCCTTCCTCATAATCCGCATGACGGGGTTCGGTCTTACGACGGGTTTCCTCTATGCCGCGGTCGCCAACGGGGTTTTCGTGTTCGGGTTCCGGTGGGGAATGGCCTACGCGGGGTTTATCGTGCTGCTGCTGTTCGGCGACCTTCTGTGGATGTATCCCCAGAAGGGTGTGCTCTGGGCGCTGGAGCAGGCGGCGTCCTGGAGCTGGCCGCTCGCGTTCGTTATCGGGATCTGCACGCTCGCGGTCGAGGCCATGAAGCAGCAGATACACGCCCAGGAGCTGCTCGCGGAGCTCGAGGACGCCCACGCCGAGCTGCGGAGGTACGCCGAGCGGGCGCGCGAGCTCGCGGTCTCCGAAGAGAGGAACCGGATAGCCCGTGAGATCCACGACTCCGTCGGGCACCACCTGACCGTGGTGAACGTCCAGCTCGAGGCCGCAGGGAAGCTCCTCGCCCGCGACCCCGGACGGGCGGCAGAGGCCGTGGCCCGGGCGAAGGCCTCTGCGAGCGAGGCGCTCTCCGAGGCCCGCCGGGCGGTGCGGGCTCTCAGGCCCCCGTCGATGGGGCGGCGTGCGGGCCTGAGGTTCCTGGACGACCTGGTGCGCGAGTTTCACGGCTCGGGGGTCGTGGTCTCCTTCGAGGTAACGGGGGAGGAGCACCCGCTCCCTTCGGAGGTCGAGTTCGTCCTCTACCGGGTCCTGCAGGAGGGGCTGACCAACGCCCTCAAGCACTCGGGCGCAGACCGGGTGGAGGTGAGGCTGGAACTCTGCGGGGAGACGGTGCGGCTCTCGGTGACGGACGACGGCCGGGGAGCTTCGGGGGGAACGTCGGGCGGGTTCGGCCTCGAGGGCCTGCGGGAGCGGGTCGAGGAGGTCGGCGGCAGGATCAGCGCGGGGGGCGCCTGCGGGGGCGGGTTCGCTCTCGAGGTGGAGCTTCCGGCGGGGGTGGGGGCGTGA